A DNA window from Pontimonas salivibrio contains the following coding sequences:
- a CDS encoding phytoene/squalene synthase family protein yields the protein MTQLDTRIDLYTRAAEETASGVIRLYSTSFGLASRLLDPLCRRHIENIYSLVRLADEVVDGVAGEAGIDQAEAGHMLDRLESDTERAMETGYSTNLIVHAFAHSARSVGITPELTGPFFASMRADLSETSHDEESFSLYVYGSAEVVGLMCLKAFVKDLDYSPAQHEQMISGARALGAAFQKVNFLRDLAVDFDALGRSYFPGVTPDSMDEDTKNRLLDDIDKDLAESARALPLLPARSRKAVALAQALFDELGVKLRQTPAEKLLTQRVSVPSARKAQLAVAVAAGWLPGAKWRQEKRNNA from the coding sequence ATGACGCAGTTGGACACTCGAATTGACCTTTATACGAGGGCTGCGGAAGAAACTGCGTCGGGTGTCATTCGGCTTTATTCGACATCGTTTGGTTTGGCCTCCCGCCTGCTTGACCCGCTGTGTCGTCGACACATTGAAAACATTTATTCCCTGGTGCGCTTAGCGGACGAGGTGGTTGACGGTGTGGCCGGCGAGGCGGGAATTGATCAGGCCGAAGCGGGTCACATGCTCGATCGGTTGGAGTCGGACACTGAGCGGGCAATGGAAACCGGCTACAGCACCAACCTCATTGTTCACGCTTTCGCCCATTCCGCCCGCAGTGTGGGAATTACGCCAGAGCTCACCGGGCCGTTTTTCGCGTCGATGCGCGCTGACCTGTCGGAAACCTCCCACGATGAGGAAAGCTTCTCCCTCTACGTCTACGGCTCAGCCGAAGTCGTCGGGTTGATGTGTTTGAAAGCGTTTGTGAAAGACCTCGACTACAGCCCGGCTCAACACGAACAGATGATTTCTGGAGCCAGGGCGTTGGGTGCAGCGTTTCAGAAGGTCAACTTTCTGCGCGACCTTGCCGTCGATTTTGATGCGTTGGGGCGAAGCTACTTCCCCGGCGTGACTCCTGATTCGATGGATGAGGACACAAAAAACCGTCTCCTCGATGACATCGATAAGGATTTGGCTGAATCGGCGAGAGCGTTGCCGCTGTTGCCGGCGCGCTCGAGGAAAGCGGTCGCCCTTGCCCAAGCACTTTTTGACGAGCTGGGTGTGAAACTGCGACAGACACCTGCCGAAAAACTGTTGACCCAGAGGGTCAGTGTTCCCAGTGCCAGAAAAGCCCAGTTGGCGGTCGCGGTTGCGGCTGGTTGGTTGCCGGGTGCCAAATGGAGACAAGAGAAAAGGAATAACGCATGA
- the idi gene encoding isopentenyl-diphosphate Delta-isomerase, whose translation MEKTESSEQVVLVDEQGTAIGVADKATVHDTDTPLHLAFSCHIFNGEGHVLVTRRALGKKTWPGVWTNAVCGHPAPGEDMREAVARRVEHEIGLRISHIEPMLPGFRYRAVDASGVVENEICPVFTALTDSDPTPLDDEVSEWQWVDPTQLQQAVRATPFAFSPWLAMQLEAWPGDYRAASETSVR comes from the coding sequence GTGGAGAAAACAGAATCCTCCGAGCAGGTCGTCTTAGTAGACGAGCAGGGCACCGCAATCGGTGTGGCCGATAAAGCCACCGTGCACGACACGGACACTCCCCTGCACCTTGCCTTCTCCTGCCACATCTTTAATGGCGAAGGACACGTCCTGGTGACCAGGCGCGCATTGGGGAAAAAGACGTGGCCTGGGGTGTGGACCAATGCGGTGTGTGGCCATCCCGCTCCGGGTGAGGACATGCGTGAAGCGGTTGCCAGACGGGTCGAACACGAAATTGGGCTCAGAATTTCTCACATCGAGCCGATGCTTCCTGGCTTTCGATACAGGGCAGTGGACGCCTCCGGGGTGGTGGAAAACGAAATCTGTCCCGTCTTTACTGCTCTTACCGACTCCGACCCCACACCGTTAGACGATGAAGTCTCAGAGTGGCAATGGGTTGACCCGACCCAGCTGCAACAAGCCGTCCGGGCAACACCGTTTGCGTTTAGCCCGTGGCTGGCAATGCAACTCGAGGCGTGGCCCGGTGACTACCGCGCGGCGTCGGAGACGTCGGTGCGGTGA
- the dcd gene encoding dCTP deaminase, protein MLLSDGDIRAEVSAKRVLLDPWDESMVQPSSVDVRLDRFFRLFDNHKYQHIDPAIDQPDLTRLVEVEPSEAFVLHPGEFVLGATYEVVTLPDDVAARLEGKSSLGRLGLLTHSTAGFIDPGFSGHVTLELSNVATLPITLWPGMKIGQLCFFRLSSPAEHPYGSERYGSRYQGQRGPTASRSSANFHRTDVSDAAR, encoded by the coding sequence ATGCTCTTATCGGATGGTGACATTCGCGCTGAGGTTAGCGCCAAGAGGGTGTTGTTGGACCCGTGGGATGAATCGATGGTTCAGCCCTCCAGTGTCGATGTGCGACTGGATCGATTTTTTCGACTTTTCGATAATCACAAGTACCAACACATTGACCCAGCAATCGACCAGCCCGATTTGACCCGGCTGGTCGAGGTTGAACCGTCTGAAGCGTTTGTTTTGCACCCGGGTGAGTTTGTCTTAGGCGCCACCTACGAGGTGGTCACACTGCCTGACGATGTGGCGGCCAGGTTGGAAGGAAAAAGCTCCCTGGGGCGTCTGGGCCTATTGACCCACTCGACGGCAGGTTTTATTGATCCTGGTTTTTCGGGGCACGTCACCTTGGAGCTTTCCAACGTGGCCACACTGCCCATTACCCTCTGGCCGGGGATGAAAATTGGCCAACTGTGTTTCTTTAGACTGTCATCTCCCGCGGAACACCCTTACGGTTCCGAGCGTTACGGAAGCCGATATCAGGGCCAGCGCGGCCCCACCGCATCACGCTCGTCGGCGAATTTTCACCGCACCGACGTCTCCGACGCCGCGCGGTAG
- a CDS encoding ATP-dependent DNA helicase — protein MTTASDQNEDILALLESSFDHVFITGPAGTGKTTLLHAFVEQTNKQVVVAAPTGVAALAVGGQTLHSLLRLPLGIIGDRDLGFCPKEVLQMLRAADALVIDEVSMVSADMLDAIDRRLRQAKGRKTVPFGGVQLIMFGDLYQLAPVVSGDTEKQYYRDRYASAWFFDAKVWQQAGLRTVVLETVFRQSDPVFQAVLNSLRDGSIDPDTGRMLNERGSIPPDDPDTITLATTNETVRRINHARLDALSGQTQIAVADIEGDFGKSRQFPADEELALKPGAQVMFLRNDTGNDHGPRWVNGSLGVVEDIADTVVVNIDGESVEVEPVTWEKIRYEYNPGTKEITSDVVAEFTQFPLRLAWAVTIHKAQGKTLDRAIIDLGPRAFAAGQTYVAFSRLTSLDGLHLARPLKPSDIIVDGDVKRFFATASDEAHALW, from the coding sequence ATGACTACCGCGTCAGACCAGAACGAGGACATCCTCGCGTTATTGGAATCTAGTTTCGACCACGTGTTTATTACGGGTCCAGCAGGGACCGGTAAAACCACGCTGCTGCACGCGTTTGTTGAACAGACCAATAAACAGGTCGTTGTCGCAGCGCCCACTGGTGTGGCGGCTCTGGCGGTAGGCGGCCAAACACTGCATTCGCTGCTTCGACTGCCGCTGGGGATTATTGGCGACCGCGATTTAGGTTTCTGTCCAAAAGAAGTGCTGCAAATGCTTCGCGCTGCTGACGCGCTCGTGATTGATGAAGTGTCCATGGTTAGTGCTGACATGTTGGACGCTATCGACCGGCGACTTCGACAGGCTAAGGGCCGAAAGACGGTTCCTTTCGGCGGGGTTCAATTGATTATGTTTGGCGATTTGTATCAGTTGGCTCCGGTGGTGAGCGGCGATACGGAAAAACAATATTACCGCGACCGCTACGCCTCTGCCTGGTTTTTTGACGCCAAAGTGTGGCAGCAGGCGGGCCTCCGGACCGTGGTGTTGGAAACAGTGTTTCGCCAGTCAGACCCCGTCTTTCAGGCGGTATTGAACTCCCTGCGCGATGGCAGCATCGACCCTGACACCGGTCGGATGCTCAACGAACGGGGGTCCATTCCTCCCGATGACCCCGACACGATTACGCTGGCCACGACCAACGAGACGGTGCGAAGAATTAATCACGCACGCCTCGATGCGCTGTCGGGCCAAACCCAAATCGCCGTTGCGGATATTGAGGGAGATTTTGGTAAATCCCGCCAATTCCCCGCAGATGAAGAACTTGCCCTCAAACCGGGCGCCCAGGTGATGTTTTTACGAAACGACACCGGGAATGATCACGGCCCCCGCTGGGTGAATGGGTCATTGGGTGTTGTCGAAGATATTGCGGACACGGTCGTGGTGAATATTGACGGTGAGTCAGTAGAAGTGGAGCCGGTCACCTGGGAAAAAATTCGTTACGAATACAACCCGGGTACGAAAGAAATCACCAGCGACGTGGTCGCCGAGTTCACACAGTTTCCGCTGCGCCTCGCCTGGGCGGTCACTATTCACAAGGCGCAGGGTAAAACGCTTGACCGGGCCATTATCGATTTAGGCCCGAGGGCGTTCGCGGCTGGACAAACCTATGTGGCGTTTTCCCGACTCACAAGCCTCGACGGCCTGCACCTTGCTCGGCCCCTAAAACCTTCAGACATCATCGTCGACGGGGATGTCAAAAGGTTTTTCGCCACCGCATCGGATGAGGCCCACGCGCTCTGGTAG
- a CDS encoding cytochrome c oxidase assembly protein produces MSVTTPATTSRLPLALLVLGGVPAVVFGLVWGGGALAPLVVDPGVAVRFGLPGAMLVLRLASALTLGALMFAAVALPKDEPAYEKTMQIAGWSAATWTISSALAAFLTFQSVYLEPIAANDRFGSLLALFFSQTEFGRAWLISTLLAATVTIVTIASRAYAPVFVAGLLAVAALWPLAELGHTAGSASHNQALTSAFLHYVFIGFWVGGLAAFALVFNTLRRRPTLLLAALKRFSSIALISVVVVASSGALNAYIRVGSFAELSTPYGQLVIAKTAALAVLIGAGAWYRTRTIRQVAAGGVSALGSLWRTITAELVVMGVAVGLAVALARTETPVDDTPASELLSPTPAEYLTGKPLPPEFDWTKVFTVWELDLLWALIAVMGTAFYLQGVWRLRARGDRWPISKTLFWVIGMALLLFTTSSGLYVYGVFLFSVHMVAHMILSMAIPLLWVLATPVTLAARAIEARKDGSRGPREWILTAVNSRYLAIIGHPLVAAPLFAVSLIVFYYSPLFAWALEDHLGHVWMTLHFLLSGYLFAQVLVDGDPHPHRPAYPLRLVIVLATMAFHAFFGLGLIMGEALLVPEWFGAMGREWGLPPLEDQQQGGELAWGLGEIPTLVLAILVTWAWSRGDEREQKRRDRLADRTDDAELQAYNAMLQQRAAQDERVPNRPGPR; encoded by the coding sequence GTGAGTGTGACAACGCCGGCGACGACCAGTCGTCTTCCCCTGGCACTGTTGGTGCTGGGTGGTGTTCCCGCTGTGGTGTTTGGCCTCGTGTGGGGTGGCGGTGCCTTGGCTCCTTTGGTGGTCGATCCGGGTGTGGCCGTGAGGTTTGGTTTGCCAGGGGCAATGTTGGTGTTGCGTCTCGCCTCCGCACTGACTCTGGGTGCACTGATGTTTGCCGCTGTGGCACTACCCAAAGATGAGCCTGCATACGAAAAGACCATGCAGATCGCGGGCTGGTCCGCGGCAACCTGGACGATATCCAGTGCCCTCGCGGCATTTCTCACTTTCCAGTCGGTGTATTTGGAGCCCATCGCCGCCAATGATCGTTTCGGAAGCCTACTGGCGCTGTTTTTTAGCCAAACAGAGTTTGGTCGCGCGTGGCTGATCTCCACCCTGTTGGCGGCGACTGTGACCATTGTGACTATCGCTTCGAGGGCTTACGCTCCTGTCTTTGTTGCGGGTCTTCTCGCCGTGGCGGCTCTGTGGCCTCTTGCAGAGTTGGGTCACACCGCGGGTAGTGCGTCGCACAATCAAGCACTCACATCAGCGTTTTTGCACTACGTCTTTATCGGTTTCTGGGTGGGCGGTCTGGCCGCTTTTGCGTTAGTGTTCAACACCCTTCGCCGCCGACCCACTCTGTTGCTGGCCGCACTGAAACGGTTTTCGAGCATTGCGCTGATTTCGGTGGTCGTCGTCGCGTCTTCTGGTGCGCTGAACGCCTACATTCGGGTGGGCTCTTTTGCGGAACTATCTACCCCCTACGGCCAGTTGGTCATTGCGAAGACCGCGGCGCTCGCGGTGTTGATTGGGGCGGGTGCGTGGTATCGCACTCGAACAATTAGGCAGGTGGCCGCGGGGGGTGTTTCGGCGCTTGGTTCCCTGTGGCGGACAATTACTGCCGAATTGGTGGTGATGGGTGTCGCAGTGGGTTTGGCGGTCGCTTTGGCGAGAACCGAAACACCGGTTGACGACACCCCAGCCAGTGAACTGCTTTCTCCCACCCCTGCCGAATATCTGACGGGAAAGCCTCTTCCTCCGGAGTTTGACTGGACGAAGGTCTTCACCGTGTGGGAGTTGGATTTGTTGTGGGCTCTCATTGCCGTCATGGGCACGGCTTTTTATCTTCAGGGCGTCTGGCGTCTGCGAGCCAGAGGTGACCGTTGGCCGATCAGCAAAACACTGTTTTGGGTAATCGGTATGGCCCTGCTGTTGTTCACCACCAGCTCGGGGCTTTACGTGTACGGGGTGTTTCTCTTCAGCGTGCACATGGTGGCGCACATGATTCTCAGTATGGCCATTCCCCTTCTGTGGGTGTTAGCCACACCGGTGACTCTGGCGGCGAGAGCGATAGAGGCGAGAAAAGATGGCTCCAGGGGTCCCCGGGAGTGGATTCTCACTGCCGTGAACTCGCGGTATTTGGCCATCATTGGCCACCCTTTAGTGGCGGCACCCTTGTTCGCGGTGTCTCTGATTGTGTTCTACTACTCACCACTGTTCGCGTGGGCCTTGGAGGACCACCTCGGGCACGTCTGGATGACGCTGCACTTCCTGCTCAGCGGTTATCTTTTTGCCCAAGTGCTGGTTGATGGTGACCCACACCCACACCGACCGGCGTATCCCCTTCGATTAGTCATCGTGTTGGCCACTATGGCGTTCCACGCCTTTTTCGGGCTCGGGTTGATTATGGGTGAAGCTCTTTTGGTCCCTGAATGGTTTGGTGCGATGGGCCGTGAATGGGGACTACCCCCCTTAGAAGACCAACAGCAAGGTGGCGAGTTGGCCTGGGGTTTGGGCGAAATCCCCACCCTCGTCTTGGCCATTCTGGTGACTTGGGCGTGGAGTCGAGGCGATGAGCGGGAACAAAAACGTCGTGACCGTCTGGCGGATCGGACCGATGACGCCGAACTGCAGGCCTACAACGCCATGCTTCAACAGCGCGCCGCCCAGGATGAGCGGGTGCCCAATCGGCCGGGCCCACGTTAG
- the ppsA gene encoding phosphoenolpyruvate synthase, protein MRLVKMLTELSLTDVPQVGGKNASLGEMAQQLVPLGVRVAEGFATTADAYREYLDYNGLTEKIAETIDGLDEEDVAELSKVGSAIREIIFAGSIPPELEADVRAAYAQMAESLPNEQAASWAVRSSATAEDLPEASFAGQQETFLNVRGEDGVLEALRGVFASLYNDRAIAYRVHHGFAHGEVAISAGVQRMIRSDVASSGVMFTVDTESGFDGAVFITSAYGLGEAVVQGAVSPDEFYVFKPTLREGHRSILRRSLGEKAVKMMYTEDAALGKSIDFFDVDPAQRGQFSLTDDEVLELAQHAVTIEDHYGRAMDIEWAKDGVDGLLYILQARPETVTSQRQGRIQETFHLSEKGPLLVEGRAIGQKIGQGRATVLESIDQMVNFTEGNVLVADMTDPDWEPIMKRAAAIVTNRGGRTCHAAIIARELGIPAVVGALGATDSLRDAGDVTVSCAEGETGFIYEGLLPVEVQERSLEALPEIPVDIMMNVGTPDQAFSFSHLPHKGVGLARLEFIINRELGIHPLALLDPDGQDAKTRDAIVHKTAHYPTPRDFYVQTLASGVAMIAAAFYPQPVIVRMSDFKTNEYANLLGGVAFEPHEENPMIGFRGASRYTSEHFRPAFDMECDAIRHVRNDVGLTNVKIMIPFVRTVDEMIAVNELLAGQGLARGENGLEVIMMCEIPSNVVLADQFLEHVDGYSIGSNDLTQLTLGLDRDSGIVAELFDERNDAVTRLMSQAITACVERGKYIGICGQGPSDHPELAIWLADQGISSLSLNPDSVVPVWQQLAQHYGK, encoded by the coding sequence ATGCGCCTAGTGAAGATGCTGACCGAGTTGTCTTTGACTGATGTACCCCAAGTGGGAGGCAAAAATGCGTCTTTGGGTGAGATGGCCCAACAGCTGGTTCCGTTAGGTGTGCGGGTTGCTGAAGGTTTCGCCACCACTGCCGATGCCTACCGGGAATACCTCGACTACAACGGGTTGACCGAGAAGATCGCAGAGACAATTGACGGCCTCGACGAAGAAGATGTTGCTGAGTTATCGAAAGTGGGCTCAGCCATTCGGGAAATAATTTTCGCCGGCTCCATTCCACCTGAACTAGAAGCAGATGTGCGCGCCGCATATGCCCAAATGGCCGAATCGCTCCCCAACGAGCAGGCTGCTTCCTGGGCGGTCCGCTCCAGTGCCACCGCCGAAGACCTCCCTGAAGCGTCGTTCGCGGGACAGCAAGAAACCTTCCTCAACGTCCGGGGCGAAGACGGAGTTTTAGAGGCTCTGCGCGGAGTTTTCGCGTCCCTTTACAACGACAGGGCAATTGCGTACCGAGTGCACCACGGTTTTGCACACGGTGAAGTCGCCATCTCTGCGGGTGTCCAACGAATGATTCGCTCTGATGTGGCTTCTTCCGGCGTGATGTTCACCGTCGATACCGAATCGGGTTTCGATGGGGCCGTCTTTATTACCTCCGCCTACGGTTTAGGTGAAGCTGTCGTCCAAGGTGCTGTCAGCCCCGACGAGTTTTACGTGTTTAAACCGACACTGCGCGAAGGCCACCGCTCCATCCTGCGTCGATCACTCGGCGAAAAGGCCGTCAAGATGATGTACACCGAAGACGCTGCGCTCGGCAAATCAATCGACTTTTTCGATGTCGACCCTGCACAGCGAGGCCAATTTTCCCTCACCGACGACGAAGTACTGGAACTAGCGCAGCATGCCGTCACCATTGAAGACCATTACGGGCGGGCGATGGATATTGAGTGGGCCAAAGACGGTGTTGATGGTCTGCTCTACATCCTCCAAGCCCGCCCGGAGACGGTCACCTCACAGCGACAGGGTCGAATTCAGGAAACATTCCACCTGAGCGAGAAGGGGCCGCTGCTGGTTGAGGGCCGCGCAATCGGTCAAAAAATTGGTCAAGGTCGGGCCACTGTGTTGGAGTCCATCGACCAGATGGTGAACTTCACCGAAGGCAACGTGTTAGTTGCAGATATGACCGACCCCGACTGGGAGCCGATCATGAAACGAGCTGCCGCCATCGTGACCAATCGTGGGGGTCGCACCTGCCATGCGGCGATTATCGCCAGAGAACTCGGCATACCTGCCGTGGTGGGCGCACTGGGTGCGACGGATTCGCTGCGTGATGCGGGGGATGTCACGGTGTCGTGTGCAGAGGGCGAAACCGGCTTTATCTACGAAGGTCTGCTTCCTGTTGAAGTGCAGGAGCGCTCGCTGGAAGCCTTGCCGGAGATTCCCGTCGACATCATGATGAACGTTGGTACACCCGACCAAGCTTTTTCCTTTTCTCACCTGCCCCATAAGGGAGTGGGTTTGGCCCGTCTGGAATTCATCATCAATCGGGAACTCGGTATTCACCCCCTCGCACTATTAGACCCCGATGGCCAGGATGCGAAAACCCGTGACGCGATTGTTCACAAGACGGCTCACTATCCCACGCCGAGGGATTTTTACGTGCAGACATTGGCCAGTGGTGTGGCGATGATTGCAGCCGCTTTTTACCCCCAACCGGTCATTGTTCGCATGTCGGACTTTAAAACCAACGAATACGCCAACCTTTTGGGCGGCGTGGCGTTCGAGCCCCATGAAGAAAACCCGATGATCGGTTTCCGCGGGGCATCTCGTTACACGTCGGAACACTTTCGCCCCGCGTTCGACATGGAATGTGACGCAATCCGCCATGTCAGAAACGATGTGGGGCTAACCAACGTCAAAATCATGATTCCTTTTGTCCGAACAGTGGACGAAATGATTGCCGTCAATGAACTTCTCGCCGGCCAAGGCCTCGCCCGGGGCGAGAATGGGCTGGAAGTGATCATGATGTGTGAAATTCCCTCCAACGTGGTGTTGGCCGACCAGTTTCTCGAACACGTTGATGGATACTCCATCGGCTCAAACGATTTGACCCAACTGACTTTGGGTCTCGACCGCGACTCAGGAATTGTTGCGGAACTGTTTGACGAGCGAAATGACGCGGTGACCAGACTGATGAGCCAGGCCATCACCGCATGCGTTGAACGGGGCAAATACATTGGAATCTGCGGGCAGGGACCGAGCGA